In Plutella xylostella chromosome 27, ilPluXylo3.1, whole genome shotgun sequence, one genomic interval encodes:
- the LOC105381283 gene encoding protein lethal(2)essential for life, with protein MSLLPYVLGLECPHRLLDQNFGLAMTPDDLLTVVAAPMMSADYYRPWRQLAAAARDVGSTIKADKDKFQVNLDVQHFSPDEISVKTADGYVVVEGKHEEKKDEHGYISRQFSRRYALPEGCKPEAVESRLSSDGVLTIVAPRTCPEAIKGERAVPIAQTGPVRKEIKDQTAEDKPVENGSQK; from the coding sequence ATGTCTCTTCTACCATACGTATTGGGACTGGAGTGCCCGCACCGGCTGCTGGACCAGAACTTCGGCTTGGCGATGACCCCGGATGACTTGTTGACCGTGGTGGCAGCACCCATGATGTCGGCGGACTACTACCGGCCCTGGAGGCAGCTGGCCGCGGCCGCGAGGGACGTCGGCTCCACCATCAAGGCCGACAAGGACAAGTTCCAAGTGAACCTGGACGTGCAGCACTTCTCTCCGGACGAGATCTCGGTGAAGACTGCGGACGGGTACGTCGTGGTCGAGGGCAAGCACGAGGAGAAGAAGGACGAGCACGGCTACATCTCCCGCCAGTTCAGCCGGCGCTACGCCCTCCCTGAAGGCTGCAAGCCGGAGGCGGTGGAGTCCCGGCTGTCTTCTGACGGCGTGCTGACCATCGTCGCGCCCCGGACGTGCCCGGAGGCCATCAAGGGGGAGCGCGCGGTGCCCATCGCACAGACTGGACCCGTCAGGAAGGAGATCAAAGACCAAACCGCCGAAGACAAGCCCGTGGAAAATGGATCTCAGAAGTAA
- the LOC105381255 gene encoding protein lethal(2)essential for life, protein MGDFGRKSFLLAAAVTFLIISPRHIMAEETCAGKEKTDKAETAANTLYDQDFGMALTPEDLLTTMLSPFSSPWMLRDYFRPWRLSAVNDLGSTIKTDKDKFQVNLDVQHFTPDEITVKTDDGFIIVEGKHEEKKDDHGMVARQFVRKYSLPRGTRPETVSSSISADGVLTVTAPLDPSAAVGLRVVPIEKTGPVRKVKKAEGDGVEGSCNGQTG, encoded by the coding sequence ATGGGAGATTTCGGAAGAAAATCATTTTTGCTGGCTGCTGCCGTTACATTCCTCATCATATCACCGCGACACATCATGGCAGAGGAGACGTGTGCCGGCAAGGAGAAGACGGACAAGGCCGAGACTGCCGCCAACACGCTCTACGACCAAGACTTCGGCATGGCCCTCACTCCCGAGGACCTTCTCACCACCATGCTGTCTCCATTCTCATCTCCCTGGATGCTGCGCGACTACTTCCGTCCCTGGCGCCTGTCAGCAGTCAACGACCTCGGCTCCACCATCAAAACCGACAAAGACAAGTTCCAGGTCAACCTAGACGTGCAGCACTTCACGCCCGACGAGATAACCGTGAAAACCGACGACGGATTCATCATAGTTGAAGGGAAACATGAGGAGAAGAAGGACGACCACGGGATGGTGGCGAGACAGTTTGTCAGGAAGTATTCTCTGCCGCGCGGGACGAGGCCTGAGACTGTGTCTTCGAGTATATCAGCTGATGGGGTGCTGACGGTGACGGCTCCCCTGGACCCGAGTGCCGCCGTGGGGCTCCGGGTGGTGCCGATTGAGAAGACTGGGCCGGTGCGGAAGGTGAAGAAGGCGGAAGGAGACGGGGTGGAAGGCTCCTGCAACGGTCAGACCGGGTAG